The window ATCCTCTCCCCTTTATATTCCTCGAGCTCCTTTAATCCATATTGTTAATTTTCTTCATGTGTGATCTCTTTAATCTCAGAGAGAAGCTTCTTAATCTCACCTTTGCAGAGCCTCATCGTATTTCTTAGTTGATTTACTCCATACAAAAGAAAATTTACGTGCGTCAGCCTCTATATTTGTTCCATCTAAAAAGTAGTTTTCATATTTCACATATCCTTTTTCCATTAAAAATAATAATATCTTGGCAAAAATATCATCAATCTCATTTTCAAGTTTTCCGCTTCTAAATCTATTGATATTTCTAAAATTAGGCTTTTCATTTCCTGCAATCCACATGAAATATATATTCTTCCTAAGTTGTTTAGCAATCTTTCTTCCTAAATAAACCCGTTATGTATAAACGTAAACTAAAACCTTCAAAAGCATTTTAGCATGGTAAGTTCTCTTTCCACCTCCTTGATATTTTTTAACAAGATTATCAATATCGATGGAGTCAATATTCTCATTAACTACAGTAACAACATGATTATTAGGAATTAAAGTGGCTAAACTCGATAGTAGTATCATTTGATTTTGATTATATTCTCTAAAAGCAACTTTTTTCTTCATACTAAAAATATTACCTCAAAAAATACATAAAGGCGAGTCTTTTGGGGCACCCTCTTTCTCTTTATACTAAGTGAAGTATAGAATAAAAATTCTTACTTTTTAGATTTCTAACCCTCAATTACCAACTTCTAATTTAATTTAAAATTTATGATATTAAAACTTTTGTAAATAGCTGTCTAGCTGATTGAAAGTAGCATTTTTTATTAGGGTATTCTCAAAATAAATTTCCTCTACAAATAACTTTGAAATTCATCTGATCGAATAAAAAATGAGAGTACTAAAATAGATTTTTCCCAATAAAACTCTTGCATAAAGTATTTAAAATATATTTTTTAAATTTTGACCTTATTTAGACTTTATATAGAAATACAACACTACGCTATTAAAACAACCTGGTGGCTATTCAAATTCATATAAAAAGAGTATTACAAAATAAAAAAATTAATAATTATTTAATTAATTATTATATATTTTGAAAATTCATCTTGTAAAATGATGTTAATTTTCAAAAAACCGAGATTTATTCATTTTATTATTTAAAGTAATAAATATTTTTTAACTATAGTCTCGTGATATAAATATAATTACAGTTATATATAATATTGTTATTTGAATAATTATTACATAAATAAAATTCAGTTTCTAGACCTTAATTTATCACGTTTTTATAAATAAAAGAATATTTATAAAAAATCATAGATATTATTCAGTTTAATAAAATTTTTTCTAAAATTCTAACTTTTTAAAAAGTCTTATAAAATAAATTACAGACAAATAAAGGTATCGAATTTTCTATAAGAAAACTATTGACTTTTAAAGCAAAATGGGGTATAGTGATTTTGATGTTAAATAATGAAAATTCAAATAAAAACATATTGGAAACTTCCGAAATACGGCCTGATAAAAATATTCAAATCAAATCTTCCAGTGAGGAAAGAGAGCTGTTTGGAATGAATCTAAAAATACGATATTTAGAGATAAACTATACTAAAACAGGTATAATAGAAGAACTTTATTTTAAATAGGTCTTATGTAAGATTATTTTATTTGGATGGGCATTTTTTAAAGTTATAAGAATGTAATTTGGATTTATCTTGGTGAAGTTTTTTACATTAATATTAATTAACCTAAGTTG is drawn from uncultured Ilyobacter sp. and contains these coding sequences:
- a CDS encoding transposase; its protein translation is MAKQLRKNIYFMWIAGNEKPNFRNINRFRSGKLENEIDDIFAKILLFLMEKGYVKYENYFLDGTNIEADARKFSFVWSKSTKKYDEALQR